A stretch of Caldanaerobius polysaccharolyticus DSM 13641 DNA encodes these proteins:
- the pyrF gene encoding orotidine-5'-phosphate decarboxylase, producing MLMDDLIHAIESKGNCLAVGLDTQYEYVPDGMKNGDPVDSMWRFNKMVIDAVWDIVAVIKIQIAMYEQYGAAGVELFYKTSEYAKQKGLYVIADVKRGDISSTAAAYSKAFLTRAYIDFVTVNPYMGYDAVRPFIEDCLKYDKGIFVLTKTSNASSADIQDLISEGRPVYEHVALKVDQWGKDYIGKRGYSFVGAVVGATYPDEAKRLRELMPHAYILVPGYGVQGATANDAAMAFHKGGLGAIVNSSRAVLLAYKKHPEMAAEEGIRFEVIKMRDDLNRATGGVL from the coding sequence ATGTTAATGGACGATCTTATCCACGCTATAGAATCAAAAGGCAATTGTCTTGCGGTAGGGCTTGACACCCAGTACGAATACGTGCCTGATGGGATGAAAAATGGCGATCCTGTAGATTCGATGTGGCGGTTTAATAAAATGGTAATCGATGCGGTATGGGATATTGTGGCGGTGATCAAAATTCAAATAGCTATGTACGAACAGTATGGAGCAGCGGGTGTAGAGCTTTTTTATAAAACTTCTGAGTACGCCAAACAAAAAGGGCTGTACGTCATTGCTGATGTAAAAAGAGGTGACATATCATCTACCGCAGCTGCTTATTCTAAGGCTTTTCTTACAAGGGCTTATATAGATTTTGTAACGGTAAATCCCTATATGGGTTACGACGCTGTAAGGCCTTTTATAGAAGATTGTTTGAAATACGATAAAGGAATATTTGTTTTGACGAAGACCTCCAACGCCTCTTCTGCTGATATTCAAGATCTTATTTCAGAAGGGCGGCCGGTATACGAACATGTGGCCTTAAAAGTAGATCAGTGGGGTAAGGATTATATAGGCAAAAGAGGTTATTCCTTTGTGGGAGCAGTAGTTGGCGCCACATATCCTGACGAGGCGAAAAGGTTGAGAGAATTAATGCCCCATGCTTATATACTGGTACCTGGATACGGAGTCCAAGGCGCTACAGCTAATGATGCGGCAATGGCTTTTCACAAGGGTGGTTTGGGTGCCATAGTAAATTCGTCTAGAGCAGTGCTTTTGGCGTATAAAAAGCATCCCGAGATGGCTGCTGAAGAGGGTATAAGGTTTGAGGTTATAAAAATGAGAGATGATCTCAACAGAGCGACGGGAGGTGTTTTGTAG
- a CDS encoding AEC family transporter, with protein MNQLAIAEKIFSNLSVIFLGYLIKRLKLLPEGAGDVLSKFILYVTLPATIINVFLNSKLYAQFFILPLISIFLGIFTFVLGYILVRKVHLDSKTKWTLIISICGYNVGLFAFPFIQQVYGNKGLITMAMFDMGNSFIVFGLAYGISFLASEGEKINFSAIIKKVLCFFPLDIYVLSIFINITGIQFPELLKEMISQLAVPNGVLALFTIGYFLDFKLSRDELKALAIGVFVKFLPGLLLLLFVILAFSTKSLLVKILTIGALLPTPMVAVIYSIDRGLNVKLSSVLVTVTIMFSIIFMMAIMLLWR; from the coding sequence TTGAATCAACTGGCGATAGCGGAAAAGATATTTTCAAATTTGTCCGTTATATTTTTAGGTTATTTAATCAAGCGATTAAAGCTTTTACCTGAAGGTGCTGGCGATGTTTTGAGTAAATTTATATTGTATGTCACATTACCTGCCACCATTATAAATGTATTTTTAAATTCTAAATTGTATGCTCAGTTTTTTATCTTGCCATTAATAAGTATTTTTCTTGGCATCTTTACTTTTGTTCTTGGCTATATCTTAGTTAGAAAAGTACATCTCGACTCTAAGACAAAATGGACGCTGATAATTTCCATCTGCGGGTACAACGTGGGGCTGTTTGCTTTTCCTTTCATACAGCAGGTTTATGGCAATAAAGGCTTAATCACTATGGCTATGTTTGACATGGGAAACTCATTTATCGTATTCGGTTTAGCATATGGTATTTCTTTTTTAGCTTCAGAGGGGGAAAAGATTAATTTTTCCGCGATAATAAAAAAAGTGTTGTGTTTTTTTCCATTGGATATATACGTTTTATCTATCTTTATCAATATAACGGGTATTCAATTTCCTGAATTATTGAAAGAAATGATATCCCAGCTGGCTGTGCCTAATGGCGTTTTAGCGCTGTTTACCATAGGCTATTTTTTGGATTTTAAGTTAAGCAGAGATGAGCTCAAAGCGCTGGCAATAGGGGTGTTTGTAAAATTTTTGCCGGGGTTGCTACTGCTTCTGTTTGTAATCCTGGCATTTAGCACCAAATCGCTTTTGGTTAAAATTCTCACCATAGGGGCTCTTTTGCCTACTCCGATGGTGGCTGTAATATATTCCATAGATAGGGGGTTAAATGTAAAACTTTCGTCGGTGCTGGTGACAGTTACGATCATGTTTAGCATAATTTTCATGATGGCGATAATGTTGTTGTGGCGATAA
- a CDS encoding carbamoyl phosphate synthase small subunit: MRAYLLLENGMYFEGEYIGSRGEVAGEVVFNTGMTGYQEVLTDPSYYGQIVTMTYPLIGNYGINEEDFQSYRPHVRGFVVREACEKPSNFRCKYTLDEYLKVNDIVGIQGVDTRAITKVIREKGTMMAMITSEITDMGKKLSFLKDYIEKDHVKYVTAKEVYRIPGKGPKVAVVDYGLKANIIESLKLKGADITVFPATSKASDIMSIAPEGVLLSNGPGDPKDANYAVTEVKKIIGKVPIFGICLGHQILSLALGCDTAKLKYGHRGCNHPVKDLRNGRTYITSQNHGYAVVPESLPEEVEITHLNANDGTIEGIRHKKLPVYSVQFHPEASPGPCDTSFLFDEFINMVKEEGGICTEK; encoded by the coding sequence GTGCGGGCGTATCTTTTGCTGGAAAATGGCATGTATTTTGAGGGGGAGTACATTGGCTCCCGCGGTGAAGTTGCGGGTGAGGTGGTTTTTAACACGGGCATGACGGGTTATCAGGAAGTGCTTACAGATCCGTCTTATTACGGCCAGATCGTCACCATGACATACCCCCTCATAGGCAATTACGGCATAAACGAGGAGGATTTTCAGTCTTATAGACCTCATGTGAGGGGTTTTGTAGTAAGAGAAGCCTGTGAGAAACCCAGTAATTTCAGGTGTAAGTACACCCTTGATGAATACCTTAAAGTCAATGATATAGTGGGCATTCAAGGCGTTGATACCAGAGCGATTACCAAAGTTATAAGGGAAAAAGGCACTATGATGGCCATGATAACATCGGAAATCACCGATATGGGGAAAAAGCTTAGCTTCCTGAAAGACTATATTGAAAAGGATCACGTGAAATATGTGACGGCAAAAGAGGTTTACCGCATACCAGGGAAGGGACCTAAAGTAGCGGTGGTAGATTATGGTTTAAAAGCTAATATAATTGAGAGCCTAAAACTGAAGGGAGCGGATATAACGGTATTTCCTGCTACCAGCAAAGCCTCTGATATCATGAGCATAGCGCCGGAAGGAGTTTTATTGTCCAATGGTCCCGGTGACCCTAAAGATGCGAATTATGCGGTGACGGAGGTGAAAAAGATTATAGGCAAGGTACCTATTTTTGGCATATGCCTGGGTCACCAGATACTATCCTTGGCTCTTGGGTGTGATACCGCCAAGCTAAAGTACGGACACAGGGGATGTAATCATCCTGTGAAGGATTTAAGAAATGGCAGGACTTATATAACGTCCCAAAACCATGGGTATGCCGTTGTGCCTGAGAGCTTGCCAGAAGAAGTAGAGATAACGCACCTAAACGCAAATGATGGCACGATAGAAGGGATTAGGCATAAAAAATTACCAGTATACAGCGTACAATTTCATCCTGAGGCGTCGCCTGGTCCTTGCGATACATCATTCCTTTTTGATGAATTTATAAATATGGTGAAAGAGGAGGGCGGTATATGTACAGAAAAGTGA
- the pyrR gene encoding bifunctional pyr operon transcriptional regulator/uracil phosphoribosyltransferase PyrR, producing the protein MRIKAEIMDENAMRRALVRIAHEIIERNKGVDNLVLIGIKRRGVPLARRIAMAIAQIEGKEVPVGELDITLYRDDLSALAEQPIVSKPEFPFDVKGKICVLVDDVLYTGRTVRAAMDAIIRLGRPKAIQLAILIDRGHRELPIKADFVGKNVPTSRTELISVRVSEVDNENRVLIEE; encoded by the coding sequence TTGAGGATAAAGGCCGAGATAATGGATGAAAATGCCATGAGACGGGCGCTGGTGAGGATCGCCCATGAAATAATAGAGCGCAATAAGGGCGTGGATAACCTGGTGCTCATAGGCATAAAGAGGAGAGGGGTACCTTTAGCCAGAAGAATTGCTATGGCGATAGCCCAGATAGAAGGGAAAGAAGTACCCGTAGGGGAACTGGATATCACGTTGTATCGCGATGACCTCAGCGCATTGGCGGAGCAGCCTATTGTAAGTAAACCTGAATTTCCCTTTGATGTAAAAGGGAAGATCTGTGTTCTGGTAGATGATGTCCTGTATACAGGTAGGACCGTAAGAGCTGCGATGGACGCCATTATACGCCTGGGCAGACCTAAGGCAATACAGCTGGCCATCCTGATTGACAGGGGTCACAGGGAATTGCCTATAAAAGCCGACTTTGTGGGCAAGAATGTTCCTACGTCCAGAACCGAGTTGATATCTGTCAGAGTAAGTGAAGTTGACAATGAAAATAGAGTTCTTATAGAGGAATGA
- a CDS encoding aspartate carbamoyltransferase catalytic subunit, whose protein sequence is MLRKDLLGLRFLTSREIEEILELALDMKKALKYRKDVASTLKGKTMVTLFYEPSTRTRTSFELAGKYLGANVVCIETATSSVAKGESLIDTARTLDSMGVDLIAIRHSMTGAPGIVAREVKASVINAGDGINEHPTQALLDMLTIMEKKGRLKGLTVAIVGDVLHSRVARSNIFGMKKMGMNVRVAGPSTLIPPGLDKLGVEVYSDADEAVKGVDVVMALRIQLERQKSGLFPSLREFYRMYGIDEKRMALAADGAILMHPGPMNRGIEISYEIADERVCTAEEQVTNGVAVRMALLTLLSERGISYENIV, encoded by the coding sequence GTGTTGAGAAAAGATCTTCTGGGTTTGAGGTTTTTGACATCAAGGGAGATAGAGGAAATTTTAGAGCTGGCTTTGGATATGAAAAAAGCTTTAAAGTACAGAAAAGACGTTGCGTCTACTTTAAAAGGTAAAACCATGGTTACTCTCTTTTACGAACCTAGCACGAGGACGAGAACATCTTTTGAATTGGCAGGGAAATATCTAGGTGCCAATGTGGTGTGTATAGAAACAGCTACGAGCAGCGTAGCTAAAGGGGAATCGCTAATCGACACGGCGAGGACTTTAGACAGCATGGGGGTTGACCTCATCGCCATAAGGCATTCTATGACAGGCGCTCCCGGCATTGTCGCAAGGGAAGTAAAGGCCAGCGTTATAAATGCCGGGGATGGTATAAATGAGCATCCCACTCAGGCCCTTTTAGATATGCTTACGATCATGGAGAAAAAGGGGCGGCTAAAAGGGCTTACGGTAGCTATTGTAGGCGATGTGCTCCACAGCAGGGTAGCACGTTCTAACATATTTGGAATGAAAAAAATGGGAATGAACGTAAGAGTTGCCGGGCCTTCTACTCTTATACCACCTGGCTTAGATAAGCTGGGGGTGGAAGTTTATAGCGATGCCGATGAAGCTGTAAAAGGCGTTGACGTGGTTATGGCTTTGCGAATTCAGCTGGAAAGGCAAAAAAGCGGTTTGTTTCCGTCGTTGAGAGAGTTTTACAGGATGTACGGCATTGACGAGAAGAGAATGGCTTTAGCAGCTGATGGGGCTATTTTGATGCATCCGGGCCCTATGAACAGGGGAATTGAGATATCGTATGAAATCGCCGATGAGAGGGTATGTACTGCTGAGGAGCAAGTAACCAATGGAGTGGCTGTGCGTATGGCATTGCTTACGTTGCTGTCTGAAAGGGGTATATCCTATGAAAATATTGTTTAA
- a CDS encoding dihydroorotase yields the protein MKILFKAGRIVNCDEERVCDLLIEGDRITAIGEGIEDKDALTFNAMGLLIMPGFVDMHCHLRDPGYEYKETIRTGTMAAAHGGFTTIACMPNTNPVVDNKVVLEYILSKAQKEGVVNVLPIGCITKGLKGEELSEVGELKENGAIALSDDGKSVMNSGLMRRAMSYANMWNMLVISHCEDLNIAGDGVMNAGYMSTLLGLKGIPAEAEEVMVSRDAILALHTGARLHVAHVSTRGSVDVIRWAKKLGARITAEVTPHHISLTDVEVDGYNTDTKVNPPLRTEDDIEALVEGLKDGTIDCIATDHAPHGIQDKSVEYAKAAFGISGLETAFSVVNSYLVKKGYIDYKDVVRLMSTNPAKILGLDRGYIKEGAVADIVVIDPEKEYVVDKNKFYSKGKNTPFDGRALKGVIKMTMVSGKVVYDSEGGIVC from the coding sequence ATGAAAATATTGTTTAAAGCAGGCAGGATCGTAAATTGCGATGAAGAGAGGGTTTGCGATCTCCTGATAGAGGGAGACCGGATAACGGCTATAGGTGAAGGTATAGAGGATAAAGATGCGTTGACTTTTAACGCCATGGGATTATTGATTATGCCAGGCTTTGTAGACATGCACTGCCACCTGAGGGATCCCGGTTATGAATACAAAGAAACTATCAGGACAGGTACTATGGCAGCAGCCCACGGCGGGTTTACCACAATAGCGTGCATGCCTAATACCAATCCGGTGGTGGACAATAAGGTGGTATTGGAATACATCCTGTCTAAGGCCCAAAAAGAGGGCGTGGTAAATGTACTGCCTATTGGTTGCATAACAAAGGGATTGAAAGGAGAAGAGCTTTCAGAGGTTGGGGAACTGAAGGAAAATGGCGCTATTGCATTGTCTGACGATGGCAAATCAGTGATGAACTCAGGGCTTATGAGAAGAGCGATGTCTTATGCTAATATGTGGAATATGCTGGTTATATCCCATTGTGAGGATTTGAACATAGCAGGAGATGGAGTCATGAACGCAGGTTATATGTCAACGCTGTTGGGCCTGAAAGGCATACCTGCTGAAGCGGAAGAGGTGATGGTATCGAGGGATGCTATTCTGGCTTTGCATACGGGAGCAAGGCTTCACGTGGCTCACGTAAGTACGAGAGGTTCTGTAGATGTCATCAGATGGGCCAAGAAATTAGGTGCTAGAATAACAGCAGAGGTTACGCCTCATCATATCTCGCTTACTGATGTGGAAGTCGATGGCTACAATACAGATACCAAAGTCAATCCGCCGCTGCGCACCGAGGATGATATAGAAGCCTTGGTAGAAGGGCTTAAAGATGGAACCATTGACTGCATCGCTACAGATCATGCCCCTCATGGTATACAGGATAAAAGCGTGGAATACGCCAAAGCCGCATTTGGTATATCAGGATTGGAAACGGCGTTTTCAGTGGTGAATTCGTACCTGGTTAAGAAAGGATATATCGATTATAAGGATGTAGTCAGGCTTATGTCGACAAATCCTGCAAAGATTCTGGGATTAGACAGGGGTTATATAAAAGAAGGAGCTGTCGCCGATATAGTTGTTATTGATCCTGAAAAAGAGTATGTGGTGGATAAAAATAAGTTTTATTCCAAAGGCAAAAATACTCCTTTTGATGGAAGGGCTTTAAAGGGCGTTATTAAAATGACCATGGTAAGTGGTAAAGTGGTTTACGACAGCGAAGGAGGAATTGTATGTTAA